CCTGTCGCTGTTCGTCGAACACGACGTCATCAGCCAGTTGACGCAATTGGCCCGCGGCATCTTCCAAACCGAACAGGGCATCGCGCATGGCCTCGACCGGCCCCTGTAATTGCGGCTCGACATCGATCAGCCCTTCCAAGACCTGATTGACGGCGCCGAGCTGTTCGCACACCGCGCCCTGATCGGCATAGAGGCGTTCATAGCCCTGCCGGCACCCGGCATAGAGGCGCTCGGCATGCTGCAAGCGCAAACGCTCGGCCGACAACTCTTCATCCTCACCGGGCTGTAAAGCGGCGGCGGTAATTTCCTGATACTGGAAACTGAGCAGATCAATGCGATCGGCACGATCACGCTCCGACTGCTGCAGAGACTCAAGCTGCTGCTGCAGGGTGCGCCACTGGCGATAATGGTGCTGGTAATCAGACAGCAGATCCTGACACTGGCCAAAGCCATCCAGCAAGCGCAGATGATTTTCCACCCGTTGCAGTTGTTGTTGGTCGTGTTGGCCGAAGATGGCCAGCATCGGTGCGGTCAACTGCTGCAGCTGAGCCAGGGTGGCCATGGCACCGTTAACGTACACCCGGTTTTTGCCCTGACGCGACAGACTACGCCGGATCACCAGCTCGTCATCGTCGTCGAAATCCATCTCCTGCAACAACCGGCGAACGCCAGGCTGTTCACGAAGGGAGAACACCGCCTCAACGCTGGCGCTCTCTTCTCCGGTGCGCACCAGGTCATTGCGCATGCGCTGACCAAGCAACAGGCCCATGGCGTCAATAATAATCGACTTACCGGCGCCGGTTTCACCACTGAGCACATTGAATCCGGGGCCGAAATTCACCTGCAGCTGTTCAATCACAGCCAGATTTTTAATGGATAAATCCGTCAGCATACGGGTTAACGTTCTCCCCAGCGCAATTTGGTGCGCAACACCTCAAAATAGTCCTTCTTGGCGCTGCGAATCAGGCGGGTACATTGCTCGGCCTTGCGGATTTCCACCACGTCCTGAGCCTGAAGGGCCATCCCTACCTGGCCGTCGGCGGTAAAAAACACCCGCTCTTCGTTGAAGCGCATGATGATACGGATCAGCGACTGATCCGAGACAATAATCGGTCGGTTGGTCAGCGTATGCGCACAGATCGGGGTGATCACCAGGCAGTGCAGTCCCGGATAGACAATCGGTCCCCCGGCAGCGAGGTTGTAGGCTGTCGATCCCGTTGGTGACGAGACAATCAGGCCATCCGCCTTGAAGGTGGTCAGATAACTGTCATCAACCCACACCTCCATATCGATGATCCGCGCCAGAGCGCCCTTGTTGATCACCACGTCATTGAGCACCTGATATTCGGCGATACGCTCACCCTGGCGCTCAACCGCCGCCTTCAGCATGATGCGATCGGAAATCTCAAAATCGCCGTTAAGTACCCGCTGCAGTTCATCGTAAAGGTCATCAAGAATAATCTCGGTAAGAAAACCCAGACTACCCAGATTGACCCCAAGGATCGGCACGCCCAGATTGCCCACTTTACGGGCCACGGAAATCAGCGTGCCGTCACCACCAAGCACGACAATACAATCGACCAGAGGCGGTAGTTCACGGCTGGGTACCCCCTCGGCAGCCCCCATATCCGCAGCCAGTTTTTTTTCCACCAGAACCCGAATCCCCCGTTCGATCAACCAGCCTTTGAGTTGTCTGGCAACATCCACGGCGTCCGGATTGGTGCGTTTGGCGTAAATTCCTATTGATTTCATATCATTCCCCATTGCAATGCCTCGAAAATCTACCACAGCCCCCCGGCAAAGTCCATCCGCAGCGGGACATTGAGGACATTCTGCCACCTGTGCTACAGTGCCGTGGAGATCGTTCTGAAACATCCTGTTAGATCATCTCAGAACAAATGTCAAACTGAACTTGTTGACACCGTTTAGAGCCTGTTACAAAAAGGTTCACGGTGCCCATGAATGGGCGATTTTGTACAATGTCTTTTTGCCCGGTTCGACACTCTATTACGAGGCTTTATGGACCTGTTTTCCACCACTGTCAGCGATGATCAGACTCCGCTTGCCGAACGGATGCGGCCACAACACCTTGATGAGGTGGTGGGCCAGCAACATCTGCTCGCTGACGGCTGCCCGTTGCGTCAGATCATTGAAACCGACCAGCTCAGTTCGCTGATCTTCTGGGGCCCTCCCGGCACCGGAAAAACCACCCTGGCCCAGGTGATCGCCCAGAGTACGCGCAGCCGTTTCGTGTTTTTTTCCGCCATTATGCATGGCGTCAAGGACATCCGCCATATTGTCGCGCGCGCCAAAGAGGATCGCGCCATGTACGGCACGCGGACCATTCTGTTTGTCGATGAAATTCACCGCTTCAACAAATCTCAGCAGGATGCCTTTTTGCCGGCTCTGGAAAAAGGCGATCTGATCCTCATCGGCGCCACCACGGAAAATCCATCCTTTGAGGTCAATGCCGCCCTGCTCTCCCGTGCCCGGGTATTTGTCCTTAAGCCGCTGCAGCACGATGATATTATGTTGCTGCTGCGCCGTGCCCTGAGTGATCCACGCGGGCTGGCGGATCTCAAAGCCGATATTTCCGACCCCGCCCTGGAGCAGCTGGCTCAACTGGCTCAGGGCGATGCCCGTGTGGCCCTGGGCAATCTGCAACTGGTGGTGGAAACCGCCCAGGGTCAGGCCATTGATGAAACGGTGGTCTCCCAGACATTGCAGCAAAAGGCGCTGCGTTACGACAAAGGCGCGGAAGAGCATTACAACGTCATTTCCGCATTTATCAAAAGTGTGCGCGGCTCTAACCCGGATGGTGCCCTGTACTGGCTGGCACGGATGATTGAAGCGGGCGAAGATCCGCTGTTTATTGCCCGCCGCCTGGTAATTCTCGCTGCGGAAGACATCGGCAATGCCGACCCGCGCGGCCTGCAACTGGCTGTGGCCGCCCAGCAGGCGGTTCATTTCGTCGGCATGCCGGAGGGACGCATTATTCTCGCCCAGGCCACCACCTACCTGGCCTCGGCACCGAAAAGCAATGCCTCTTACATGGGGATTGATACCGCCCTGGCCGAAGTGCGCCGCAGCGGCCCGCTGGAGGTCCCTCTCCATCTGCGCAACGCACCGACCAAGCTGATGAAAGCGTTGGATTACGGCAAAGACTATCAATACGCCCACAACGATCCGAGCGGCTTTATTGTCCAGGACTATCTTCCCGAACAGTTGCGCGGAACGCAGTACTATCATCCGGTGGATCGCGGTTATGAAAAGGTGATGGCGGAACGTCTGGCGTTTTATCGGCAACAGGCCGAGCAACCGGATGAGGAAGAGTCATGAAGTGGCGCTGGCATGAACGATTCATCACCATTGCACTGTTCAGTCTGCTTTTACCCGCGCTTTCTTGCGCTGAGAAAGGTGATTGGCCGGACTGGCCTGAGCATGCGCATAACGGTTTTGTCCATCACCCACAGCCCGCGTCATCACAGGACGACACCCTCAATCCACTGGTGCAGGGTATCCGTTTTTTTCAGCGCTATATTTCCGTGGTCGACAGTCCGCGCTGCCCCATGTATCCCACCTGCTCAGCCTATGCTCTGCAGGCCCTGGACAAACACGGTCCGGCCCTGGGAACGTTTATTACCGTGGACCGTCTGCTGCATGAAACCAATCCGCTGGAGCAGACCATGCCGTTGAGTGGCTTTGAACGTGAACGATTTTACGACCCACTGAGCCGCAATGATTTCTGGTTATCAGCGAAAGAGTGAACCGATTACTTCAGCGGTGGTTAAAGGGTTAAAACCCAGCCGAAACCAATGGCCGATACGAAGGTCGAGGCAACCAGAGAAAAATAAAAGATATCGTGTTTACGCCGCCGCCGGGTCATATTGATCACCAGCCCCACCAGTCCGGTAAACAGGGCGGCGAACAGCAGCCACAACACATAGCTCATCAGGTCATAATCCCATTCAGTGCGTACCGGCAGATTATTCACCCGTTCAAAAAAAGTGACGGTCTGAGGTTTGGCGAA
This region of uncultured Desulfuromonas sp. genomic DNA includes:
- the recN gene encoding DNA repair protein RecN, with the translated sequence MLTDLSIKNLAVIEQLQVNFGPGFNVLSGETGAGKSIIIDAMGLLLGQRMRNDLVRTGEESASVEAVFSLREQPGVRRLLQEMDFDDDDELVIRRSLSRQGKNRVYVNGAMATLAQLQQLTAPMLAIFGQHDQQQLQRVENHLRLLDGFGQCQDLLSDYQHHYRQWRTLQQQLESLQQSERDRADRIDLLSFQYQEITAAALQPGEDEELSAERLRLQHAERLYAGCRQGYERLYADQGAVCEQLGAVNQVLEGLIDVEPQLQGPVEAMRDALFGLEDAAGQLRQLADDVVFDEQRQAEVEERLALIGTLQRKYHAEIDGILTYADEIAEELEQLRNSAATLEQLEAQIGTVRAEMMTTGQKLSTLRQQAAEHLKQAMEEELAGLAMANACFEARLTACEAGLLGLEKAEFYFSANPGQEPRPLSSTASGGELSRIMLALRKVAPRADSLATMIFDEVDAGIGGVAASAVGERLCTVAEGHQVLCITHLPQVAAYADVQYRVEKRVENNQTSTQLVCLDDEERVQELARMLGGAQLSSQTVSHARDLLQRSRRPSLF
- a CDS encoding NAD(+)/NADH kinase, which encodes MKSIGIYAKRTNPDAVDVARQLKGWLIERGIRVLVEKKLAADMGAAEGVPSRELPPLVDCIVVLGGDGTLISVARKVGNLGVPILGVNLGSLGFLTEIILDDLYDELQRVLNGDFEISDRIMLKAAVERQGERIAEYQVLNDVVINKGALARIIDMEVWVDDSYLTTFKADGLIVSSPTGSTAYNLAAGGPIVYPGLHCLVITPICAHTLTNRPIIVSDQSLIRIIMRFNEERVFFTADGQVGMALQAQDVVEIRKAEQCTRLIRSAKKDYFEVLRTKLRWGER
- a CDS encoding replication-associated recombination protein A; protein product: MDLFSTTVSDDQTPLAERMRPQHLDEVVGQQHLLADGCPLRQIIETDQLSSLIFWGPPGTGKTTLAQVIAQSTRSRFVFFSAIMHGVKDIRHIVARAKEDRAMYGTRTILFVDEIHRFNKSQQDAFLPALEKGDLILIGATTENPSFEVNAALLSRARVFVLKPLQHDDIMLLLRRALSDPRGLADLKADISDPALEQLAQLAQGDARVALGNLQLVVETAQGQAIDETVVSQTLQQKALRYDKGAEEHYNVISAFIKSVRGSNPDGALYWLARMIEAGEDPLFIARRLVILAAEDIGNADPRGLQLAVAAQQAVHFVGMPEGRIILAQATTYLASAPKSNASYMGIDTALAEVRRSGPLEVPLHLRNAPTKLMKALDYGKDYQYAHNDPSGFIVQDYLPEQLRGTQYYHPVDRGYEKVMAERLAFYRQQAEQPDEEES
- the yidD gene encoding membrane protein insertion efficiency factor YidD, with protein sequence MKWRWHERFITIALFSLLLPALSCAEKGDWPDWPEHAHNGFVHHPQPASSQDDTLNPLVQGIRFFQRYISVVDSPRCPMYPTCSAYALQALDKHGPALGTFITVDRLLHETNPLEQTMPLSGFERERFYDPLSRNDFWLSAKE